A single Populus alba chromosome 7, ASM523922v2, whole genome shotgun sequence DNA region contains:
- the LOC118040362 gene encoding O-fucosyltransferase 38 isoform X2 has protein sequence MSIWKQRCWMKNCGLLLSAMACTHVSSHQLDIKISDMVAVAHVINATLVIPQLDKRSFWRDTSAFSDIFDERHFITTLQDDVRIVKALPKELVSIPRARKHFTSWSGMGYYEEMA, from the exons ATGTCAATTTGGAAACAGAG GTGTTGGATGAAAAACTGCGGGCTGCTCCTCTCAGCCATGGCTTGCACTCACGTGTCAAGCCACCAGCTAGACATAAAG ATCTCAGATATGGTGGCTGTGGCACACGTCATAAATGCAACCTTAGTCATTCCTCAACTGGATAAACGCTCATTCTGGCGAGATACAAG CGCATTCTCTGACATATTTGATGAGCGTCATTTCATCACAACCTTACAAGATGATGTAAGGATTGTTAAGGCGCTACCGAAGGAATTGGTGTCAATTCCTCGGGCGAGGAAACACTTCACCTCCTGGTCTGGCATGGGTTATTATGAAGAGATGGCTTGA
- the LOC118040361 gene encoding uncharacterized protein, which produces MGKEVEQSMLIDQTTHSTAQVKTLKNTRTLTVLENNSPSVTALSCGASSSLISSSIEHLCGSSESFRTLNNGGTKSNCTERRLAWLRSQIVGDDVEFDSPFGRRRLTYADHTASGRSLRYIENFIIKNVLPFYGNTHTSDSHVGHRTTKMLHEAAEYIKKCLGGRQNDAIMFCGSGTTAAIKRLQEVIGIAVPSTLRERLIRCLSKEERWVVFVGPYEHHSNLLSWRQSLAEVIEIGLDDNGLIDIEDLRRRLETYRHANRPILGSFSASSNVTGISSDTRGISQLLHQYGGFACFDFAASGPYEKIDMRSGKFDGYDAIFLSPHKFLGGPGSPGILLMRKALYQLGSSAPSTCGGGTVNYVNGFSEEDTLYLKDIEERESGGTPQIIQTIRASLAFWVKEYISHQVIKEQKDIYIEKALNRLLPNKNIWVLGNTTARRQAILSFLVYSTSNSSSTSTVHDLCDGTDNKDVNGEALYMWRETGKRRGKPLHGPFVAALLNDVFGIQARGGCACAGPYGHNLLRVNEPSTLAIRSAIEKGYAGVKPGWTRLSFPYYMFIEEFEFILAAIEFLAIYGHRFLPLYHFNWKTGSWTFKKREFKDLVVEENKGNINKFESYLIRAKQIANLLPKFSSQRKIPQDINPNLLFFQV; this is translated from the exons ATGGGAAAGGAAGTAGAGCAATCCATGTTGATAGATCAGACCACCCATAGTACTGCTCAAGTTAAGACCTTAAAAAACACTAGAACTCTTACCGTTTTGGAGAACAACTCACCGTCGGTCACAGCACTTAGCTGCGGTGCTTCATCTTCTTTAATATCGTCATCTATTGAACATCTTTGTGGTTCCTCTGAATCCTTTAGAACTCTAAATAATGGTGGCACAAAGAGTAACTGCACTGAAAGAAGGCTGGCATGGCTGCGCTCTCAGATTGTCGGCGATGATGTAGAGTTTGATTCTCCATTTGGTAGAAGAAGACTCACCTACGCCGATCATACTGCCTCCGGCCGATCTCTTCGCTATATAGAGAATTTCATCATCAAGAATGTTCTTCCCTTTTACG GGAATACACACACTAGTGACAGTCATGTGGGGCATCGGACCACAAAAATGTTGCATGAAGCTGCTGAATATATCAAGAAATGCTTGGGTGGTCGACAAAATGATGCAATCATGTTTTGTGGCTCCGGCACAACCGCGGCTATTAAAAGATTACAAGAAGTAATTGGGATCGCCGTGCCATCAACTTTGAGAGAGAGGCTGATAAGATGCCTGAGTAAAGAAGAGAGATGGGTAGTTTTTGTCGGTCCTTATGAGCACCACTCGAATCTCCTCTCATGGAGGCAAAGCTTAGCTGAAGTGATAGAGATAGGTTTAGATGACAATGGCTTGATAGACATCGAAGATCTAAGACGACGACTTGAAACGTACAGACATGCAAACAGGCCAATTTTAGGCTCTTTCTCTGCAAGTAGTAACGTGACAGGGATTTCCTCAGATACTCGAGGAATTTCTCAACTTCTTCATCAATATGGTGGATttgcttgttttgattttgctGCAAg CGGCCCATATGAGAAAATCGACATGAGATCTGGAAAGTTTGATGGTTATGATGCTATTTTTCTTAGCCCACACAAATTTCTTGGGGGGCCTGGATCGCCAGGAATACTTTTGATGAGAAAAGCCCTTTATCAATTGGGATCTTCTGCTCCGTCAACTTGTGGAGGTGGAACTGTAAACTACGTAAATGGTTTCAGTGAAGAG GATACACTGTACTTGAAAGAtatagaggagagagagagcggAGGAACTCCTCAAATAATCCAAACCATCAGAGCGTCGTTGGCTTTCTGGGTTAAAGAATATATTAGCCACCAAGTAATTAAAGAACAAAAGGATATTTACATAGAAAAAGCACTAAACAGGCTCCTCccgaataaaaatatatgggtTTTAGGTAACACGACTGCCAGGCGACAAGCTATACTGTCCTTCCTCGTATACTCTACCTCGAACTCTTCCTCGACTAGCACGGTACATGATCTGTGTGATGGAACTGATAACAAAGACGTCAATGGCGAGGCTCTTTATATGTGGAGAGAGACAGGGAAGAGAAGAGGCAAACCTCTTCATGGACCTTTTGTAGCAGCACTCCTTAACGATGTATTTGGTATTCAAGCTCGAGGTGGCTGTGCTTGTGCTGGACCTTATGGTCACAATCTGCTCCGAGTCAATGAGCCTAGCACCCTTGCCATCAGATCCGCCATAGAAAAG GGCTATGCTGGAGTGAAGCCAGGATGGACAAGACTTAGCTTCCCCTACTACATGTTCATCGAGGAATTTGAGTTCATTCTTGCGGCAATTGAGTTTTTAGCCATTTACGGCCATCGATTTCTCCCATTGTATCACTTCAACTGGAAAACTGGTAGTTGGACTTTCAAAAAAAGGGAATTTAAAGACCTAGTGGTTGAAGAAAACAAGGGcaatattaataagtttgaaTCATATCTGATAAGGGCTAAACAGATTGCAAATCTCCTTCCCAAATTCTCTTCCCAGCGGAAGATTCCACAGGACATAAACCCCAACCTCTTGTTCTTCCAAGTCTAG
- the LOC118040362 gene encoding O-fucosyltransferase 38 isoform X1 — translation MSIWKQRSVSLCWMKNCGLLLSAMACTHVSSHQLDIKISDMVAVAHVINATLVIPQLDKRSFWRDTSAFSDIFDERHFITTLQDDVRIVKALPKELVSIPRARKHFTSWSGMGYYEEMA, via the exons ATGTCAATTTGGAAACAGAGGTCAGTATCCTT GTGTTGGATGAAAAACTGCGGGCTGCTCCTCTCAGCCATGGCTTGCACTCACGTGTCAAGCCACCAGCTAGACATAAAG ATCTCAGATATGGTGGCTGTGGCACACGTCATAAATGCAACCTTAGTCATTCCTCAACTGGATAAACGCTCATTCTGGCGAGATACAAG CGCATTCTCTGACATATTTGATGAGCGTCATTTCATCACAACCTTACAAGATGATGTAAGGATTGTTAAGGCGCTACCGAAGGAATTGGTGTCAATTCCTCGGGCGAGGAAACACTTCACCTCCTGGTCTGGCATGGGTTATTATGAAGAGATGGCTTGA